A genomic stretch from Terriglobus sp. RCC_193 includes:
- a CDS encoding anti-sigma factor: MTCTEFLAQMTDYFDGQVEPELLSEIKSHLCECHHCEVLVDTTRQTIRVYRNHEVYDLTEDVRERAVQRILAACTGRKSVSASGQR, translated from the coding sequence ATGACCTGCACGGAATTTCTGGCTCAAATGACGGATTATTTCGACGGACAGGTCGAGCCTGAGCTGTTGTCAGAAATTAAGTCGCATCTTTGCGAGTGCCACCACTGTGAAGTCCTTGTGGACACCACTCGACAGACGATTCGCGTCTATCGGAATCACGAGGTCTACGACCTGACGGAGGACGTCCGGGAGCGTGCCGTGCAGCGCATTCTGGCCGCGTGCACAGGACGCAAATCCGTTTCTGCCTCGGGACAGCGATAA
- a CDS encoding APC family permease: protein MSNISPLPESGQTEFVKSLGLFSATAIVMGSMVGSGIFIVSADMARMVQSPALLIAAWLVTAAMTLIGALSYGELAAMMPKAGGQYVYLREGLGPMWGFLYGWTLFLVIQCGTIAAVAVAFGKFLGVFVPSVSASHWIWHMAHVPALPVGPMVLGNMEVGLSTANFAAILILTLLTLLNSFGVKLGALIQNIFTSAKIFALLLVVGLGLMAKNATAIAMNFANGNFWARAGMHTLHPVQVGVGGPTAMVGFLTVIAVVQVGSLFSSDAWNNVTFTAGEITNPKRNLPLSLAIGTGVVLLLYIAVNFIYLAVLPLHGVADGGTILQRGVQFASEDRVATAVMEQAFAGYGARIMALAVMISTFGCANGMLLSGARVYYTMSQDGLFFKAAGKLSPKSKAPVVSLWVQWAWTCLLCLSGSYGQLLDYVIFAVLVFYILTIVALFRLRKTRPDAERPYRAIGYPVLPGLYIVMASFICVVLLRYKPQYTWPGLILVLLGLPVYFLWRGRSASAVT from the coding sequence GTGTCCAACATTTCACCTTTACCTGAATCGGGCCAGACGGAGTTCGTCAAAAGCCTCGGATTGTTCTCTGCGACGGCCATCGTTATGGGTTCGATGGTGGGTAGCGGCATCTTCATTGTGTCCGCGGATATGGCGCGGATGGTGCAGTCGCCGGCGCTGCTGATCGCAGCGTGGCTGGTGACGGCGGCAATGACCCTGATCGGCGCGCTGAGCTATGGCGAACTGGCTGCCATGATGCCGAAGGCGGGTGGCCAGTATGTGTATCTGCGTGAAGGCCTTGGCCCCATGTGGGGCTTTCTTTATGGCTGGACCCTGTTTCTGGTGATTCAGTGCGGCACGATTGCCGCGGTGGCCGTAGCCTTTGGTAAGTTCCTGGGCGTGTTTGTGCCGAGTGTTTCGGCCAGCCACTGGATCTGGCACATGGCACATGTTCCGGCGTTGCCCGTAGGCCCGATGGTGCTGGGCAACATGGAAGTTGGGCTATCGACCGCTAACTTTGCCGCCATCCTTATTCTTACGCTGCTGACCCTCCTGAATAGCTTTGGCGTAAAGCTGGGAGCGCTGATTCAAAACATCTTCACTTCAGCCAAGATTTTTGCGTTGCTACTGGTGGTGGGGCTTGGCCTGATGGCGAAAAATGCCACGGCGATTGCAATGAACTTTGCCAATGGCAACTTCTGGGCCCGGGCAGGGATGCACACACTGCATCCCGTACAGGTGGGTGTGGGTGGACCGACGGCGATGGTCGGGTTCCTGACCGTGATTGCCGTGGTGCAGGTGGGGTCGCTGTTTTCGTCGGACGCCTGGAACAACGTCACCTTTACCGCAGGCGAAATTACGAATCCTAAGCGGAATCTGCCGCTAAGTTTGGCAATTGGTACAGGTGTGGTGCTGCTGCTGTATATCGCGGTGAACTTCATCTACCTGGCGGTGCTGCCTCTGCATGGCGTGGCGGACGGTGGGACGATTCTGCAGCGGGGCGTTCAGTTTGCCAGCGAAGACCGAGTGGCCACGGCGGTCATGGAGCAGGCCTTTGCCGGGTATGGCGCGCGAATTATGGCGCTGGCGGTGATGATCAGCACGTTTGGCTGCGCGAACGGCATGCTGCTGAGTGGCGCGCGCGTGTATTACACGATGAGCCAGGACGGGTTGTTTTTTAAGGCAGCCGGAAAACTTTCACCCAAATCGAAAGCGCCTGTAGTCAGCCTGTGGGTGCAGTGGGCATGGACCTGCCTTCTGTGCCTGTCGGGTTCGTACGGGCAACTGCTTGATTATGTGATCTTTGCGGTTCTGGTGTTCTACATTCTGACCATTGTGGCATTGTTCCGGTTGCGGAAGACGCGCCCGGATGCGGAACGGCCGTATCGGGCGATCGGATATCCGGTGCTGCCGGGACTGTACATCGTGATGGCCAGCTTCATCTGTGTTGTACTCTTGCGATATAAACCGCAATACACTTGGCCGGGGCTGATCCTGGTGCTGCTGGGACTCCCGGTGTATTTCCTTTGGCGGGGACGCTCCGCGTCTGCTGTCACGTAG
- a CDS encoding amino acid permease, giving the protein MANLFARKTMDVLLAEAREEGSHTLQRSLGPFALTSLGVGAVIGAGIFVLAGIGAHNAGPALILSYVLSGMGCVFAGLCYAEFAAMIPLAGSAYTYAYATLGELFAWIIGWDLTLEYAMGASTVSGGWSNHFIEFLNIFGIKFPLWLAYDHWTGLRTATDQVARAMLQAQHPELIAGTKAFSEALEALKVAAPAALTSQAHALLNAPHIFGVEIGFNLPAFIIALVITAILVVGIQESAKFNGGIVVMKVAVVLFVIALGSRYISHANWGTDWHSFAPMGVSGIGTAAGLIFFSYIGFDAVSTTAQEAKNPQRDLPIGIILSLIICTVLYIGVAAVLTGMVYWPDINIEAPVARAFLSHNLGWAADVITVGALAGLTSVMLVMLLGQSRVLYAMAKDGLLPNKFFGSIHPKFRTPWKATILAGVLAAIVGSVTPIDDIGKMVNIGTLLAFVIVCIAIMVLRKTDPDRERPFRAPLVWPIPVVPVLGVLFNGYMMYKLGIWNWVRLIGWLVIGMVVYFTYSRKHSRVQLGLPDPEPVDHL; this is encoded by the coding sequence ATGGCGAATCTTTTTGCCCGTAAAACCATGGATGTCCTGCTTGCGGAGGCACGCGAGGAAGGCTCCCATACACTGCAACGGTCGCTTGGGCCGTTTGCTTTGACTTCGCTTGGTGTTGGCGCAGTCATTGGCGCGGGCATCTTCGTGCTTGCGGGCATCGGCGCGCATAACGCGGGACCGGCTTTGATCCTGTCCTATGTTCTATCGGGCATGGGATGCGTGTTTGCGGGTCTCTGCTATGCGGAGTTCGCTGCAATGATTCCGCTGGCGGGTTCTGCCTACACTTATGCGTATGCGACCCTGGGCGAGCTCTTTGCCTGGATCATCGGCTGGGACCTGACGCTGGAATATGCGATGGGCGCGTCGACGGTGTCGGGGGGATGGTCGAATCATTTCATCGAATTCCTGAATATCTTCGGCATCAAGTTTCCCTTATGGCTGGCGTATGACCACTGGACCGGCCTGCGTACTGCAACTGACCAGGTGGCGCGCGCGATGCTACAGGCGCAGCATCCGGAACTGATCGCGGGCACGAAGGCGTTTTCCGAGGCACTGGAGGCATTGAAGGTGGCAGCTCCGGCTGCGCTGACATCGCAGGCGCATGCGCTGCTGAATGCGCCGCACATTTTTGGCGTGGAGATTGGATTCAACCTGCCAGCGTTCATCATTGCACTGGTCATCACAGCGATCCTGGTGGTGGGAATTCAGGAGTCGGCGAAGTTCAACGGCGGCATCGTGGTGATGAAGGTGGCGGTGGTGTTGTTCGTCATCGCGCTTGGCTCGCGCTACATCAGCCACGCAAACTGGGGCACCGACTGGCACAGCTTCGCGCCAATGGGTGTGAGTGGCATTGGCACTGCAGCCGGACTGATCTTTTTCAGCTATATCGGCTTCGACGCGGTATCGACGACGGCGCAGGAGGCAAAGAACCCGCAGCGCGATCTGCCCATCGGCATCATCCTTTCGCTGATTATCTGCACGGTGCTGTACATCGGTGTCGCAGCGGTGTTGACGGGCATGGTTTACTGGCCGGACATTAATATCGAAGCTCCGGTGGCGCGTGCGTTCCTGTCGCATAACCTGGGCTGGGCTGCGGACGTCATTACGGTAGGCGCATTGGCTGGCCTTACAAGCGTCATGCTGGTGATGCTGCTGGGACAGTCGCGCGTGCTGTATGCGATGGCGAAGGACGGCCTGCTGCCGAACAAGTTTTTCGGCTCGATTCATCCGAAGTTCCGCACCCCGTGGAAGGCAACGATTCTGGCGGGTGTGTTGGCGGCCATTGTGGGTTCGGTCACGCCGATTGACGATATCGGCAAGATGGTGAACATTGGCACGCTGCTGGCATTTGTGATCGTGTGCATTGCGATCATGGTGCTGCGCAAGACGGACCCGGATCGCGAACGTCCGTTCCGCGCGCCGCTGGTATGGCCGATTCCGGTGGTGCCGGTGCTCGGCGTGCTGTTCAACGGCTACATGATGTACAAGCTGGGCATCTGGAACTGGGTGCGACTGATCGGTTGGCTGGTAATTGGTATGGTGGTGTACTTCACCTACTCGCGCAAGCACAGTCGCGTGCAGTTGGGGCTGCCTGATCCAGAACCAGTGGATCATCTGTAA
- a CDS encoding YncE family protein — protein MRLKFSFTGHTVCLFSACVLIGAGLAWGQAKPSPAKTTDFDTAAPKDEILGTGKAASGASMSEASSPNRTVGPQRDGSIVASDNQTLTPAGKIVEMGSPVRVKAIALNPNRLVHSAAVLLMGSPQPIIVFDTVAGKVLQRFTPEDAAAANAKDTTTGSFTGITYSADGTKLLFSQDNNHVVIAKVDKKTGLLSSDQRVKLPEPPADGRTYHNAKSINPGGIAFSADGKHAYVALNVANTLGVIDLTASPAKLIGQIPVGNVPNSVVVRGSYAYVTNEGGRPATNEDFTNDSDGTAIVVDRKDAFTLSGTVSVVDLTAGKEVQTIPVGLHPVGMAISGSKLYVANAYSDSLSIIDLQSNKVERTINLSVPIAKGIFGSGPNGVAVTDDGKAYVTLGQANAVAVVNLQGRESNPVVGYIPTAYFPTSITYDRAGKQILVADDKGLGSRGNTTTKDNVVGYNTHGDMGAANLIAEPNSVELAKFSKQVFDNNH, from the coding sequence ATGCGTCTGAAGTTTTCCTTCACAGGACATACTGTTTGTTTGTTTTCAGCCTGTGTGCTGATTGGCGCTGGTTTGGCCTGGGGGCAGGCAAAACCTTCTCCGGCGAAAACCACGGACTTCGATACCGCAGCACCGAAAGATGAAATCCTGGGCACAGGCAAGGCAGCTTCAGGCGCTTCGATGTCTGAGGCAAGTAGCCCGAATCGAACCGTGGGACCGCAACGGGATGGCTCGATTGTTGCTTCCGACAATCAGACGCTTACGCCTGCGGGAAAAATTGTTGAGATGGGCTCGCCCGTACGTGTCAAAGCAATTGCTCTCAACCCGAATCGCTTGGTTCATAGTGCGGCTGTTCTCCTGATGGGGTCGCCGCAGCCGATCATCGTATTCGATACGGTGGCAGGAAAGGTGTTGCAGCGCTTTACACCTGAGGACGCAGCAGCAGCCAATGCCAAGGACACAACCACCGGATCCTTCACAGGCATTACTTATTCCGCAGATGGCACGAAGCTGCTTTTCAGCCAGGACAATAACCATGTTGTGATTGCGAAGGTGGATAAGAAGACGGGGCTTCTTAGCAGCGATCAGCGAGTCAAGCTGCCTGAGCCGCCTGCGGACGGACGCACGTATCACAATGCGAAGTCGATCAATCCGGGAGGCATCGCATTCTCGGCAGATGGTAAGCATGCTTATGTCGCATTGAATGTCGCGAATACGCTTGGTGTGATCGACCTTACCGCGTCTCCAGCGAAGCTGATTGGACAGATCCCTGTTGGAAATGTCCCGAACAGTGTGGTCGTGCGTGGTAGCTATGCCTACGTCACGAATGAAGGCGGACGACCTGCTACCAACGAGGATTTTACGAACGATTCCGATGGCACGGCGATTGTTGTGGACCGGAAAGATGCCTTTACTCTATCTGGTACGGTATCTGTCGTTGATCTGACAGCCGGTAAAGAAGTGCAGACTATACCCGTTGGTTTGCATCCCGTTGGTATGGCGATCTCCGGCTCGAAACTCTATGTTGCGAATGCTTATAGCGATAGTCTTTCGATCATAGATCTGCAGTCCAATAAGGTTGAACGCACGATTAATCTCAGTGTTCCGATTGCCAAGGGGATCTTTGGTTCTGGCCCCAATGGGGTTGCCGTTACGGATGACGGCAAAGCTTACGTGACCCTGGGCCAGGCGAATGCCGTCGCGGTTGTTAATCTGCAGGGGCGCGAGAGCAATCCTGTTGTTGGTTATATTCCGACGGCTTACTTCCCAACATCTATCACCTATGACAGGGCTGGGAAGCAGATTCTGGTAGCCGATGATAAGGGCCTGGGATCACGCGGCAATACGACGACCAAGGACAACGTAGTTGGCTACAACACGCATGGTGATATGGGAGCCGCGAACCTGATTGCAGAGCCAAACTCCGTAGAGTTGGCGAAGTTCAGCAAGCAGGTGTTCGACAACAATCACTGA
- a CDS encoding RNA polymerase sigma factor gives MPTVAEQTGTEEVHPDVALVEAARGGDAAAFEKLVRQYDRQIFRVAQHITQNREDAEDITQDVFMKAYGKLDQFQGNSKFSTWLTRIAVNESLMRLRKRKTSRTVSMDQDVQTEEGSIPRDFADWTPDPEQQYSSSELGDILQKTISGLSPGFRTVFTLRDIENLSTEETAEALGLSVPAVKSRLLRARLQLRERLSRYLKRKDGSVRP, from the coding sequence ATGCCAACGGTAGCCGAACAGACCGGAACTGAAGAAGTTCACCCCGACGTTGCGCTGGTGGAAGCTGCACGCGGCGGCGATGCCGCAGCGTTTGAGAAGCTGGTGCGGCAGTATGACCGCCAGATCTTCCGCGTGGCGCAGCACATCACGCAGAACCGCGAAGATGCCGAAGACATTACGCAGGACGTCTTCATGAAGGCGTACGGCAAGTTGGACCAGTTTCAGGGCAACAGCAAGTTCTCCACCTGGCTGACACGTATTGCCGTCAATGAGAGCCTGATGCGGCTGCGGAAACGCAAGACCAGCCGCACCGTCTCCATGGACCAGGACGTGCAGACGGAAGAGGGCTCCATCCCCCGCGACTTCGCCGACTGGACACCCGATCCCGAGCAGCAGTACAGTTCTTCCGAGTTGGGAGACATCCTGCAGAAGACGATTTCAGGTTTGTCGCCAGGTTTCCGCACCGTTTTCACTCTCCGCGACATCGAAAACTTGTCGACGGAAGAAACGGCAGAGGCGCTGGGGTTGAGCGTCCCGGCGGTTAAGTCGAGATTGCTACGGGCGAGGCTGCAACTGCGTGAGCGTTTGAGCCGATACCTGAAGCGCAAGGATGGGAGCGTCAGACCGTGA
- the nth gene encoding endonuclease III — MTKAAKKTPAKKSIAKAVAARKIAASEPVSPKKAPGKTKNPLAPERVHAIIDALDRTYPNATCALNHRNAWELLVATILSAQCTDVRVNMVTPALFHAYPTPHDMAQATPEAIQPIIASLSFFRMKAKSLVGAAKIVSEEFGGHVPQTMDEMLRIPGAARKTSNVVLGTWFGIPTGVVVDTHVLRLSRRLELTTNDDAVRVERDLMQIIPQDHWISFSHELIYHGRQICEARKPKCADCSLETLCNSSDKTWASH, encoded by the coding sequence ATGACCAAGGCCGCCAAGAAGACCCCGGCAAAGAAGTCCATAGCCAAAGCTGTCGCCGCACGTAAGATCGCTGCCAGCGAACCCGTCTCTCCAAAGAAAGCCCCCGGCAAGACGAAGAACCCGCTCGCACCCGAACGTGTGCACGCTATCATCGACGCGCTGGACCGCACCTATCCCAATGCCACCTGCGCTCTGAACCATCGCAACGCATGGGAACTTCTTGTTGCCACAATCCTCTCAGCGCAATGCACCGACGTACGCGTGAACATGGTTACACCGGCTCTCTTCCACGCCTACCCCACGCCCCATGACATGGCGCAAGCCACGCCGGAAGCCATCCAACCCATCATCGCCTCCCTGTCTTTCTTCCGCATGAAGGCCAAATCACTTGTAGGCGCGGCAAAGATTGTCAGTGAGGAATTTGGTGGACACGTCCCGCAGACAATGGACGAGATGCTCCGCATCCCCGGCGCTGCACGCAAAACCAGCAATGTCGTTCTGGGCACATGGTTCGGCATCCCTACCGGAGTTGTCGTGGACACGCATGTCCTGCGTCTCTCTCGTCGCCTGGAACTCACCACCAACGATGACGCCGTGAGGGTCGAACGCGACCTCATGCAGATCATCCCGCAGGATCACTGGATCAGCTTCTCGCACGAACTCATCTATCACGGTCGCCAGATTTGCGAAGCACGCAAGCCAAAGTGCGCTGACTGCTCGCTCGAAACCCTCTGCAACTCCAGCGACAAAACCTGGGCATCGCACTAA